The Sulfolobales archaeon genome has a segment encoding these proteins:
- a CDS encoding isochorismatase family cysteine hydrolase, whose translation MKSIEVPEIKIYEKITLNPRDTVVMVIDMQNDFAHPKGRLFVPDSRRTIDSIARLLRRARELEIPIIYTQDWHMRDDPEFRIWGEHALAGSWGAEIVEELKPSENDIIIRKPRYDAFYGTDLEYILTRILKRDNIIITGTVANICVLHTAGSASLRWFNIVVPIDGISALNEFDLYTTLRQIDFLYKGVIVRSVDNIEFRI comes from the coding sequence TTGAAGAGTATTGAGGTTCCCGAGATAAAAATCTACGAGAAAATAACACTCAATCCGAGAGATACCGTGGTCATGGTCATAGATATGCAGAACGACTTCGCACATCCTAAAGGAAGGCTTTTCGTACCAGATTCTAGGAGAACTATAGATAGCATAGCCAGACTTCTCAGAAGAGCTAGAGAACTAGAGATACCCATCATATACACTCAGGACTGGCATATGAGAGACGATCCCGAGTTCAGGATCTGGGGAGAACATGCTCTAGCAGGATCCTGGGGTGCAGAGATCGTTGAAGAGCTGAAGCCTTCGGAAAACGATATAATAATAAGAAAACCTAGATATGACGCATTCTACGGAACAGATCTAGAGTATATACTCACGAGAATACTAAAAAGAGATAACATAATAATAACAGGAACAGTAGCCAACATATGCGTGCTCCACACAGCAGGCAGCGCATCACTCAGATGGTTTAACATAGTAGTACCCATAGACGGGATCTCAGCATTAAACGAATTCGACCTATACACAACATTAAGACAGATAGACTTCCTCTACAAAGGAGTTATAGTAAGAAGCGTAGACAACATAGAATTCAGAATATAA
- a CDS encoding prolyl oligopeptidase family serine peptidase, translating into MPRAIVFHGAGSSPEAVSWLSDPIREFGYEVYAPSYRTLEEALEIASRDRYDLFAGFSLGGAAALISSAFQGGPVISVGAPADRLLQARWLGIHDEGSAQRDLYNELVRILGGPPYENPIAYLRTSVLYYIEKIKGPVLIIHGSEDPIVRPYHALILEDFLKVLGVRVVRVFIEGMRHAPAGHHRRVLREHIHDFLKTLT; encoded by the coding sequence ATGCCTAGAGCAATAGTATTCCATGGAGCTGGTAGCAGTCCTGAAGCTGTTTCATGGCTTTCAGATCCTATAAGAGAATTCGGATACGAAGTCTACGCACCAAGCTATAGAACATTAGAAGAAGCTCTGGAGATAGCTTCTAGAGATAGATATGATCTCTTCGCAGGCTTCTCACTAGGAGGAGCTGCTGCACTCATATCATCAGCCTTTCAAGGAGGACCTGTGATCTCTGTAGGAGCTCCTGCCGATAGACTTCTCCAAGCTAGATGGCTTGGAATACATGATGAAGGCAGTGCTCAAAGAGATCTCTATAATGAGCTTGTAAGAATACTAGGAGGACCTCCCTATGAGAATCCTATAGCTTATCTCAGAACCTCGGTTCTATACTATATCGAGAAGATTAAAGGACCTGTACTTATAATCCACGGCTCGGAAGACCCTATTGTAAGACCTTATCATGCTCTCATTCTAGAAGATTTCCTGAAAGTATTGGGAGTAAGAGTTGTCAGAGTATTCATAGAAGGTATGAGACATGCTCCAGCAGGACATCATAGAAGAGTTCTTCGCGAGCATATCCATGATTTTCTAAAGACTCTCACATAG
- a CDS encoding flavin reductase family protein, with protein sequence MSYVEYRHTFYRPMHPRPTVIIGSICPGGRINFMPASWNTPVSEEPPTIAVAIDRNTFTYECLEYHPEATINIATSDQHQIAYDLGSVSGRDVDKISRFNLRIIPSLKIKPPGLEGSLAIYECKVRERIDVGEVRLYVFEVLLVRALENAVTEYGPDLEKKNLLLHGVGRVFYKVDPRRIMARKQS encoded by the coding sequence ATGTCTTATGTAGAGTATAGACATACATTCTACAGACCTATGCATCCTAGACCTACAGTGATCATAGGATCCATATGTCCTGGCGGTAGGATTAACTTCATGCCCGCCTCATGGAACACGCCTGTTTCTGAAGAACCTCCCACCATAGCAGTTGCTATTGATAGAAACACCTTCACATATGAATGTCTCGAGTATCATCCTGAGGCAACTATAAATATCGCTACATCAGATCAGCATCAGATAGCCTATGATCTGGGGAGTGTCTCAGGCAGAGATGTTGATAAGATAAGCAGATTTAATCTCAGAATAATCCCCAGTCTAAAGATCAAACCTCCCGGACTCGAAGGATCTCTAGCAATATACGAGTGTAAAGTTCGCGAGAGAATAGATGTAGGAGAAGTTAGATTATACGTGTTCGAAGTGCTTCTAGTAAGAGCTCTCGAGAATGCGGTGACAGAGTACGGACCGGATCTAGAGAAAAAGAATCTACTTCTACACGGAGTTGGCAGAGTCTTCTATAAAGTGGATCCTAGGAGGATCATGGCTAGAAAACAGTCTTAG